In Paenibacillus larvae subsp. larvae, the following proteins share a genomic window:
- the yyaC gene encoding spore protease YyaC, with protein MQAEHPVSSKEYWKKVKGEELASHLSEIVPSFGDNPPVFVCIGTDRSTGDALGPLVGTYLEEHGYPFVIGTLAYPCDASNIHHRLNEVPYPSKVIAIDACLGRTASVGLYQVSNQPLLPGKSLGKDLPCVGDFTIAAIVNSEGPRQYAVLQTTSLHKVMLMAKEITTAILQSFPLPSLAES; from the coding sequence ATGCAGGCGGAACATCCTGTTTCTTCTAAAGAATATTGGAAAAAAGTAAAAGGGGAAGAACTTGCGTCCCATTTATCCGAAATCGTACCAAGCTTTGGGGACAATCCTCCTGTTTTTGTATGTATTGGTACAGACCGTTCCACAGGGGATGCATTGGGACCGCTTGTAGGGACTTATTTGGAGGAACACGGATATCCTTTCGTAATCGGGACTTTGGCTTATCCATGCGATGCCAGTAACATTCATCACCGGCTTAATGAGGTTCCTTATCCCTCTAAGGTTATAGCTATAGATGCTTGCCTGGGAAGAACGGCTTCAGTGGGGCTTTATCAGGTTTCCAACCAGCCTCTTTTACCGGGGAAATCACTCGGAAAGGATTTGCCGTGTGTTGGGGATTTTACGATTGCAGCTATTGTCAATAGCGAAGGCCCGCGGCAATATGCAGTTTTGCAAACAACTTCTCTGCACAAAGTTATGCTTATGGCTAAAGAAATTACGACTGCGATTCTGCAATCTTTTCCTCTTCCATCCTTGGCGGAATCTTGA
- a CDS encoding L,D-transpeptidase family protein, which yields MEIDPLYNRLWVLVDGKRIKQFPVGLGKQKTPTPIGEFTVINKYKNWGSGFGTRWIGLNVPWGIYGIHGTNRPDSIGRHQSHGCIRMYNRNVEILYEWVKIGTKVTIYGHPLGPPYEDPRPLAAGDSGIDVQLIQYRLKSAGYFNGICNGKFGPQTELALKRFEKDHDLPIDGVMGRQDYEALGLWE from the coding sequence TTGGAAATCGATCCCCTTTACAATAGACTGTGGGTATTAGTTGACGGAAAGCGGATCAAACAATTCCCTGTAGGACTTGGCAAACAGAAGACTCCGACTCCAATTGGCGAATTCACTGTGATCAATAAATATAAAAATTGGGGTTCCGGGTTCGGCACCCGTTGGATCGGGCTCAATGTTCCTTGGGGGATATATGGCATTCACGGGACTAACAGACCGGATTCTATAGGAAGGCACCAAAGTCACGGATGTATACGTATGTACAACCGAAATGTAGAGATTTTGTATGAGTGGGTAAAAATCGGCACCAAAGTCACCATCTATGGCCATCCTCTGGGACCTCCCTACGAGGATCCCCGCCCTCTTGCTGCGGGAGATAGCGGGATCGATGTGCAGCTTATTCAATACCGCCTTAAAAGTGCCGGATATTTTAACGGTATCTGTAATGGCAAATTTGGCCCGCAGACAGAGCTGGCCCTTAAGCGGTTTGAAAAAGATCACGATCTGCCGATTGACGGAGTAATGGGAAGACAGGATTATGAAGCTTTAGGATTGTGGGAATGA
- a CDS encoding polysaccharide deacetylase family protein yields the protein MRRTFVITILALVLFSTASFPAHAGFSDKDKEVNMLYGPVKGRDYFEPRGDIVWEVPMGKKMMALTFDDGPDPDETVQILDLLKQYEAKATFFLIGNRVIRYPDLVKREASEGHELANHTYSHAYFNRASKERMIKEIKDAEEAIFQASGVHTCLFRPPGGYYNQILVDVCKANNYTPILWSWHQDTVDWKTPGVKKIVNKVLNNARGGDIVLFHDHVEGSTQTIEALKQILPELKKRGFRFVTVSELMRQRNLNQAKPLNNP from the coding sequence ATGCGCCGCACTTTTGTTATAACTATACTGGCATTGGTCTTGTTTTCCACAGCTTCTTTCCCCGCTCATGCCGGCTTTTCTGATAAAGACAAAGAGGTGAATATGTTATACGGTCCGGTTAAAGGAAGAGATTATTTCGAACCCCGCGGAGATATCGTATGGGAAGTCCCGATGGGAAAAAAAATGATGGCACTTACCTTTGATGACGGGCCGGATCCCGATGAAACCGTGCAAATACTGGATTTGCTGAAACAATATGAGGCCAAGGCAACTTTTTTTCTGATTGGGAACCGGGTGATACGTTATCCTGATTTGGTTAAAAGAGAGGCTAGCGAAGGGCACGAACTTGCGAATCATACGTATAGTCACGCGTACTTTAACAGAGCTTCCAAAGAACGGATGATAAAAGAAATTAAAGATGCGGAAGAAGCCATTTTTCAGGCATCTGGAGTTCATACTTGCCTATTCCGGCCGCCAGGAGGATATTATAATCAAATTCTTGTTGACGTATGCAAGGCCAATAATTATACCCCTATTTTATGGTCCTGGCATCAGGATACCGTTGACTGGAAAACACCGGGTGTCAAAAAAATCGTGAATAAAGTACTGAATAATGCTCGTGGAGGCGACATTGTCCTTTTCCATGACCACGTGGAAGGAAGCACACAAACGATTGAAGCCCTCAAACAAATATTGCCCGAGTTGAAAAAACGGGGATTTCGTTTCGTGACTGTATCCGAACTGATGAGGCAGCGCAATTTGAACCAGGCCAAGCCTCTTAATAACCCTTAG
- a CDS encoding YhgE/Pip domain-containing protein, which translates to MEQLAGQKTNELLQLPAGVSKINDTTQKLQTGVNELAKKTPELETGSKAVADGLAKLAQLNPQLAELPQFKQLKKAAEDVANGNELLNKGVNGQSESSLVNGTNGLANGINQLNSTVSEKIKKGEMNALVKNIQKLHQGSTKLSNGIAQAAAGQNEFVKNFNTFGQKLNELSAGAKQVDGKMNELISGSAKLKDGTSQVSGGVDQLTDGTNQLRTEGTEKLDKGADTLVEGQTELTDKLKEAADKTGDVKGDDSNYNMFAEPVKVTEEKRGPVPNYGTGFAPYFVSLGLFVGALMLTIVFPIKNPVTPPKSAFGWFLSKFSSMLLVGTVQAILVDAILLYGLKIEVQNVGYFFLFSLITSWVFMAILQFLVTAFSDAGRFIAIILLILQLTTSAGTFPLELIPTPLQKFNALVPMTYSVSGYKAVISSGNYSQMWHSALVLGCTIVAFGLLTYAVLAISFKKHYSNLPGNREESVTA; encoded by the coding sequence ATGGAACAATTGGCCGGCCAGAAAACAAATGAGTTGCTCCAATTACCCGCAGGAGTTAGCAAGATAAATGACACTACACAAAAGCTCCAAACTGGAGTTAATGAACTCGCAAAGAAAACCCCGGAACTTGAAACAGGTTCAAAAGCTGTTGCTGATGGATTAGCAAAGTTGGCGCAATTAAACCCCCAACTGGCCGAGCTTCCCCAGTTTAAACAATTGAAAAAGGCTGCCGAGGATGTAGCGAACGGGAATGAATTGCTGAATAAAGGAGTAAATGGCCAAAGTGAAAGCAGTCTAGTAAATGGCACTAATGGACTTGCTAACGGAATAAATCAATTAAATTCAACAGTTAGTGAAAAAATAAAAAAAGGGGAGATGAATGCTCTTGTTAAAAATATCCAAAAACTTCACCAGGGCTCTACTAAATTAAGTAATGGAATTGCCCAGGCAGCTGCGGGACAAAACGAATTCGTGAAGAACTTCAATACATTCGGCCAGAAGCTGAATGAACTAAGTGCCGGAGCCAAACAGGTTGACGGTAAAATGAATGAATTGATCTCAGGAAGCGCAAAACTGAAAGATGGTACTTCCCAAGTGAGCGGCGGTGTTGACCAGCTGACAGACGGAACAAACCAGCTCCGGACAGAGGGAACAGAAAAACTGGATAAAGGCGCGGATACCCTGGTTGAAGGCCAGACTGAACTGACCGATAAGCTCAAAGAGGCAGCGGATAAAACCGGGGATGTCAAAGGTGATGACAGCAACTATAACATGTTTGCGGAACCGGTAAAAGTGACGGAAGAAAAACGCGGACCTGTTCCAAACTACGGTACCGGATTCGCCCCTTACTTCGTTTCACTAGGACTGTTTGTCGGTGCACTGATGTTAACCATCGTATTCCCGATTAAAAATCCGGTAACACCACCAAAATCCGCTTTCGGCTGGTTCTTGAGCAAATTCAGTTCGATGCTGCTTGTCGGAACCGTTCAAGCCATATTGGTTGATGCCATTCTGCTGTACGGCTTGAAAATCGAAGTTCAAAACGTCGGATACTTCTTCTTGTTCAGTCTCATAACCAGTTGGGTGTTCATGGCGATCCTGCAATTCCTTGTTACGGCATTCAGTGATGCCGGAAGATTTATTGCCATTATTTTGTTAATTCTGCAATTAACAACTTCTGCCGGAACATTTCCGCTGGAACTGATTCCGACACCGCTGCAGAAATTTAACGCCCTCGTTCCGATGACTTACTCGGTAAGCGGATATAAGGCCGTAATCTCCAGCGGAAATTATAGTCAAATGTGGCATAGTGCTCTTGTACTCGGATGTACCATCGTCGCGTTCGGTCTCCTGACTTACGCAGTGCTTGCCATCAGTTTCAAAAAACATTATTCCAACCTTCCGGGAAACCGTGAAGAAAGCGTAACAGCTTAA
- a CDS encoding YhgE/Pip domain-containing protein, which translates to MKNTGFFTKEWAAIFKNKKVLISICVIALIPLLYSSMFLWAFWDPYGKLNELPVAVVNMDKGANFEGKELHVGDEFVDKIKESKNFKWDFVSQEKAIQGMDDNKYYMTVVVPENFSEKATKILDEHPTASDLTYIPNESLNFLSSQIGATAVEKMKAELSKNLTKAYAEAMFKSIDKVSDGLAQAADGSLQLKDGSIKIKDGIVQVDENLLKINEGTLTLKDGVIQIYNGLGDLNNGASRIQNEGTSVVASGAGQLADAQKQLSSEGANKI; encoded by the coding sequence TTGAAAAACACAGGGTTTTTCACAAAAGAATGGGCGGCCATTTTCAAAAACAAGAAAGTGCTAATTTCCATCTGTGTCATAGCGCTGATCCCCCTGCTTTACTCGTCTATGTTTTTATGGGCATTCTGGGATCCCTACGGAAAATTGAATGAGCTGCCCGTTGCTGTAGTCAATATGGATAAGGGAGCTAATTTCGAAGGAAAAGAGCTTCATGTCGGCGATGAATTCGTCGATAAAATCAAAGAATCCAAGAATTTTAAATGGGATTTTGTTTCACAGGAAAAAGCTATCCAGGGAATGGACGACAATAAATATTACATGACCGTAGTCGTCCCTGAAAACTTTTCTGAGAAAGCAACAAAAATATTGGATGAGCATCCTACAGCGTCAGATCTTACTTACATCCCGAATGAGAGCTTGAACTTCCTGTCTTCGCAAATTGGCGCGACCGCAGTTGAAAAAATGAAGGCAGAACTTTCAAAAAACCTGACAAAAGCTTATGCGGAAGCCATGTTTAAAAGTATTGACAAGGTTTCAGACGGCTTGGCTCAAGCCGCAGACGGTTCCCTGCAGCTCAAGGACGGATCTATCAAGATTAAAGACGGGATCGTTCAAGTGGATGAAAATCTGTTGAAAATCAATGAAGGAACGCTGACTCTGAAAGATGGGGTTATACAAATATACAACGGATTGGGTGATCTAAATAATGGAGCCTCCCGCATACAAAATGAGGGAACATCTGTCGTGGCAAGCGGCGCAGGACAATTGGCCGATGCCCAAAAACAGCTTTCTTCAGAAGGGGCAAATAAAATCTAG
- a CDS encoding TetR/AcrR family transcriptional regulator produces MSVDRRKMIVEAAAKSFAFFGYKATTMDQVAKLANVGKGTIYTFFSNKEELFGEIVKQLNKELISVAERAIDPNKSFVENLHIFLYAMLDFRRKHELTIRLSHEINEMGTMAAKEGMEKVEEAMLSIVAKKVKEAVDKGELKPCDPEKTAFAMMKMYIAFVHDWAAYHTEPLEKKDLAELFELYFMEGLAVR; encoded by the coding sequence TTGTCTGTCGATCGTCGAAAGATGATTGTCGAAGCGGCGGCTAAATCGTTTGCCTTCTTCGGCTATAAAGCGACTACGATGGATCAGGTGGCCAAACTTGCAAATGTGGGGAAAGGGACAATCTATACGTTTTTCTCCAATAAGGAAGAGTTGTTCGGTGAAATTGTCAAGCAGCTTAACAAAGAGCTGATCTCCGTTGCTGAACGGGCTATTGACCCGAATAAATCATTCGTGGAAAACTTGCATATCTTCCTTTATGCTATGCTGGACTTCCGGCGTAAGCATGAGTTGACAATCCGGCTTTCGCATGAGATTAACGAAATGGGAACGATGGCAGCCAAAGAAGGCATGGAAAAGGTCGAGGAAGCGATGCTGTCCATTGTGGCCAAGAAAGTGAAAGAAGCCGTGGACAAGGGAGAATTAAAGCCTTGTGATCCGGAAAAAACTGCCTTTGCCATGATGAAAATGTATATCGCTTTTGTTCATGACTGGGCCGCCTATCATACTGAACCGCTTGAAAAGAAAGATCTTGCCGAATTATTTGAACTTTACTTCATGGAAGGATTGGCTGTTCGGTAG
- a CDS encoding cupredoxin domain-containing protein produces the protein MFKSLVIRKAHLVATGFILLVVLAAILFFTKKDSIVSTITPAGQERTFQMVTTEFKTTTKDGKQIEAYRWDPGTIVVKKGEKVKLNIYGVNGETHPFLIEGLNIKGEVKKGKETVVSFTADKPGTYRIICLTHPDIAHEGPMVGYIEVLD, from the coding sequence ATGTTTAAATCGTTAGTTATCCGGAAAGCCCATCTTGTTGCTACAGGGTTTATCTTGCTTGTAGTTCTTGCGGCCATCCTGTTTTTCACAAAAAAAGATAGCATTGTATCCACTATTACTCCTGCCGGGCAAGAAAGAACGTTTCAGATGGTGACGACAGAGTTCAAGACAACCACGAAAGACGGTAAACAAATAGAAGCTTATCGCTGGGACCCGGGAACTATTGTCGTAAAAAAAGGAGAGAAGGTTAAGCTGAACATATACGGGGTCAATGGCGAAACCCATCCTTTTCTCATTGAAGGACTGAATATCAAGGGAGAAGTAAAGAAAGGAAAAGAAACCGTAGTTTCTTTTACGGCTGATAAGCCGGGTACATACCGGATTATCTGTCTGACCCATCCCGACATCGCCCATGAGGGACCTATGGTTGGGTATATTGAGGTCTTGGATTAG
- a CDS encoding DedA family protein, protein MAEIISSILVFLEGLGYWGVMLGLMIEIIPSEIVLSYAGYLVYKGQIGYLGAVFFGTVGGVLAQLFIYWISRYGGRPILEKFGKYILIKKHHIDKSEEWFNKYGTGVIFTARFIPVARHAISVPAGLAKMKVSRFILYTTLAVIPWSMLFVFFGQKLGENWEKIDDYASAYMPYFIAGAILLTGAYLIYALWFKRKKTRKI, encoded by the coding sequence ATGGCCGAAATTATCAGTTCGATTCTTGTGTTTTTAGAGGGACTCGGATATTGGGGTGTTATGCTGGGCCTCATGATCGAAATTATTCCGAGTGAAATCGTTCTGTCCTACGCTGGATATTTAGTGTACAAAGGACAAATCGGTTACTTGGGAGCCGTCTTTTTTGGAACGGTTGGGGGAGTTCTGGCCCAATTATTCATTTATTGGATCAGCCGTTATGGGGGCCGTCCGATATTGGAGAAGTTCGGAAAATATATTCTGATTAAAAAGCATCACATTGATAAATCAGAGGAATGGTTTAACAAATACGGAACAGGCGTAATTTTTACCGCGCGTTTCATACCTGTTGCACGTCATGCCATTTCGGTTCCTGCCGGCCTGGCCAAAATGAAGGTGAGCCGTTTTATTCTTTATACCACTTTGGCTGTGATTCCCTGGTCCATGCTGTTTGTATTTTTTGGGCAGAAGCTGGGCGAAAACTGGGAAAAAATCGATGACTATGCAAGTGCCTACATGCCTTATTTCATTGCAGGGGCTATTCTGTTAACCGGGGCCTACCTGATTTATGCACTCTGGTTTAAAAGGAAGAAAACCCGTAAAATTTAA
- a CDS encoding thioredoxin family protein, whose translation MSKQLSDKFGQGLTPEQFINSMKTNQNALRQWMDAFSWDNEEDREFFESLQNRDDLRCLLVAAEWCGDVVRNVPVIFRSLENSGIPVEVLILEQHLDVIDQFLTMGGRAIPVAIFTDTGGHVLGTWGPRPKHVQAVMTAFKQKNPDREAPDYQDKIEVARQEMMRQYGEGTGYQKVIVKELRDLLSSF comes from the coding sequence ATGAGTAAGCAGCTGTCGGATAAATTCGGACAGGGATTGACCCCCGAGCAGTTCATAAACAGTATGAAAACCAATCAGAACGCCTTAAGGCAGTGGATGGACGCTTTTTCCTGGGATAATGAAGAGGACCGTGAATTTTTCGAATCCCTGCAAAACCGGGATGATCTTCGCTGTCTTCTGGTAGCCGCCGAATGGTGCGGAGATGTGGTACGCAATGTACCCGTTATCTTCAGGTCTTTGGAGAATAGCGGTATCCCGGTAGAGGTACTTATCCTGGAGCAGCATCTGGATGTCATCGATCAGTTTCTTACCATGGGAGGAAGAGCTATTCCCGTGGCTATTTTCACGGATACAGGCGGACATGTGCTGGGTACGTGGGGACCGCGTCCGAAACACGTACAGGCCGTCATGACGGCTTTTAAGCAGAAGAACCCTGATAGGGAAGCGCCGGATTATCAGGATAAAATTGAGGTTGCCCGTCAGGAAATGATGCGGCAATACGGGGAAGGGACCGGTTATCAGAAAGTAATCGTTAAGGAGCTTCGGGATTTGCTTTCTTCGTTTTAA
- a CDS encoding MBL fold metallo-hydrolase → MIDIEMISLGPLSTNAYLISDRNAGKGIIIDPGMNPGPLLKRIENLDIESILLTHAHLDHIGGVDEIRKLKGCPVYLHDAEADWLGNPKKNGSARWPELGELIVTDPAEYALDEGQVLEFLGIQLKVFHTPGHSPGSVSFLYGKYLFSGDVLFRLSVGRTDLYGGDEHALLESIHGTLFELDDDVTVYPGHGPKTTIGFERQNNPYV, encoded by the coding sequence ATGATAGACATAGAAATGATTTCTCTAGGTCCGCTCAGCACGAATGCTTACCTGATTTCGGACCGAAATGCGGGCAAGGGGATTATCATCGATCCCGGGATGAATCCGGGTCCATTGCTAAAAAGAATTGAGAACCTGGATATTGAATCCATTTTGCTTACTCATGCCCACCTTGATCATATTGGAGGGGTGGATGAGATCCGCAAGCTAAAGGGATGCCCGGTTTATTTGCATGATGCCGAAGCGGATTGGCTCGGAAATCCGAAGAAGAACGGGTCCGCAAGGTGGCCGGAACTGGGAGAACTTATCGTTACTGATCCTGCGGAATATGCGCTTGATGAAGGACAAGTGTTGGAATTTCTGGGCATTCAGCTTAAGGTGTTCCATACTCCCGGCCATTCCCCGGGCAGTGTCAGCTTTTTGTACGGCAAGTATCTTTTCAGTGGAGATGTGCTGTTCAGATTATCCGTTGGGCGCACAGATTTGTACGGAGGAGATGAACACGCCCTGCTTGAATCTATTCACGGCACGTTGTTTGAACTGGATGACGATGTGACGGTGTACCCGGGGCATGGTCCCAAGACTACAATAGGTTTTGAACGGCAGAATAATCCTTACGTGTAA
- a CDS encoding EAL domain-containing protein — MSCLNCLSVKPIQDTGKIVIKSTRDSTGKRLEYLSVCLNLFRQEGIFIFWYTRKRELLNVLNLLEASLSPEDKAHVLVSWDGPEEEDCTETTTSILLEQYIQRIRRSDIVEIIEQKKFTNHLQPIALMSNRRVIGYEFLLRASPDGNPFSPGPLFEQARETGLHSFLDRSARISAIKTSGRLLPKGIKRFINFLPSSIYNPKYCLSHTLAAIEEYQLDPADFVFEMVENEKIDDSGHLLSIFEVLKNSGIQVALDDVGAGFATPDLIRDLKPDYVKMDRSLISYCDIHTDKRERIKEIIGLAQSCGATVLAEGIERWEEWQCCKELGVSLAQGYLLGKPAPEPLSVPFIDKENV, encoded by the coding sequence ATGAGCTGTCTGAACTGCCTCAGCGTCAAACCTATCCAGGATACGGGAAAAATTGTCATAAAGAGTACCCGGGATTCCACCGGAAAAAGGCTTGAATATCTCTCTGTCTGTTTGAATCTTTTCCGGCAGGAAGGGATCTTTATATTTTGGTATACCCGCAAAAGAGAGCTTCTCAATGTCTTAAACCTGCTTGAAGCTTCCTTAAGTCCTGAAGACAAAGCCCATGTTCTGGTATCCTGGGACGGCCCCGAAGAGGAAGATTGTACGGAAACAACCACATCCATTTTACTTGAACAATACATACAGCGGATTCGAAGGTCCGATATTGTTGAAATCATAGAGCAAAAAAAATTCACGAACCACCTTCAGCCCATTGCCTTGATGTCAAACCGTCGGGTAATCGGATACGAATTTCTTCTCCGGGCCTCTCCTGATGGAAACCCTTTCTCCCCCGGACCTTTATTCGAGCAGGCCAGAGAGACGGGACTTCATTCGTTCCTGGACCGCTCGGCCCGGATAAGTGCTATCAAGACGAGCGGAAGGTTACTTCCAAAAGGGATTAAACGGTTTATCAATTTTTTGCCTTCTTCTATTTACAATCCTAAGTATTGTTTAAGTCATACTTTGGCAGCCATTGAAGAGTATCAACTCGATCCTGCCGATTTTGTATTCGAAATGGTGGAGAATGAAAAAATAGACGACTCGGGGCATCTTCTCTCTATTTTTGAGGTCCTTAAAAACAGCGGTATTCAGGTTGCTTTGGATGATGTAGGAGCAGGTTTTGCCACTCCTGATCTTATCCGGGACCTAAAACCTGATTATGTCAAAATGGACCGTTCCCTGATCAGCTACTGTGACATACACACGGATAAAAGAGAGCGGATCAAGGAAATCATAGGCCTCGCTCAAAGCTGCGGGGCGACTGTTCTTGCCGAAGGTATTGAACGGTGGGAAGAATGGCAATGCTGCAAAGAGCTGGGCGTTTCCCTGGCCCAGGGTTATCTGCTCGGCAAACCGGCACCAGAACCGCTTTCCGTCCCCTTTATCGACAAAGAAAATGTATGA
- the gatC gene encoding Asp-tRNA(Asn)/Glu-tRNA(Gln) amidotransferase subunit GatC, with protein MNISIQDVEHVAKLARLELNEQEKETFTEQLSKILTFAEQLNELDTEQVEPTSHPMPLANVMREDEGRSSWSIEEVMKNAPDEEAGQFKVPAVLE; from the coding sequence ATGAATATTAGCATCCAGGATGTAGAACATGTGGCCAAGCTGGCCCGTTTGGAACTGAATGAACAGGAAAAGGAAACATTTACGGAACAATTAAGTAAAATTCTTACTTTCGCTGAACAGCTGAATGAGCTAGATACAGAGCAGGTTGAGCCGACCAGTCACCCGATGCCGCTGGCTAATGTGATGCGTGAGGATGAGGGACGTTCTTCCTGGTCTATTGAGGAAGTTATGAAAAACGCTCCTGACGAAGAAGCAGGACAGTTTAAAGTACCGGCTGTTCTTGAATGA
- the gatA gene encoding Asp-tRNA(Asn)/Glu-tRNA(Gln) amidotransferase subunit GatA — translation MSLFDLRLQDIHKRLSEGDLSVTDLVEESYRRIEEVDGKVRALLKLDEENARRTATVLDERRREGGERGLLFGLPVGIKDNIVTKGVTTTCGSQFLSDFEPIYDATVVTRLQEAQAVPIGKLNMDEFAMGGSNENSSFHPTYNPWNLEHVPGGSSGGSAAAVAAGEVYFALGSDTGGSIRQPAAYCGIVGLKPTYGLVSRFGLVAFASSLDQIGPLTKNVEDSAYVLQAIAGHDKMDSTSAQAPIPDYLSALTGDVKGLRIAVPKEYLGEGIDPKVKEAVLEALKVLEGLGASWEEVSLPHSRYAVAAYYLLASSEASSNLARFDGIRYGKRTENASGLLELYTYSRSEGFGSEVKRRIMLGTYALSSGYYDAYYLKAQKVRTLIKQDFDQVFADYDVILGPTAPTPAFKIGAQVGDPLTMYLNDILTIPVSLAGIPAISVPCGFADDLPVGLQIIGKGLDESTVLRVAHAFEQHTEHHKQRPQL, via the coding sequence TTGTCTTTATTTGATCTTAGATTGCAAGATATACATAAACGGCTGTCGGAGGGAGATTTATCCGTTACCGATTTAGTGGAAGAGTCGTACCGTCGTATTGAGGAAGTGGACGGCAAGGTACGGGCATTGCTCAAACTGGATGAAGAGAATGCCAGGAGAACCGCTACCGTGCTTGACGAGCGGCGCAGGGAAGGCGGTGAACGCGGCTTACTTTTCGGACTTCCGGTTGGGATTAAAGACAATATCGTGACCAAAGGTGTGACCACAACTTGTGGAAGCCAGTTTTTGTCGGATTTTGAGCCGATCTATGACGCCACAGTCGTGACCAGACTGCAGGAAGCTCAGGCGGTGCCGATCGGGAAGCTGAACATGGATGAGTTTGCCATGGGAGGTTCCAATGAAAACTCCAGCTTCCATCCGACATATAATCCGTGGAATCTGGAGCATGTTCCGGGAGGTTCCAGCGGCGGTTCTGCCGCTGCGGTAGCGGCTGGAGAAGTGTATTTTGCCTTGGGTTCAGATACGGGAGGGTCGATCAGACAGCCTGCAGCATACTGCGGTATTGTCGGACTTAAACCTACATACGGACTTGTTTCCAGGTTCGGCCTTGTAGCCTTCGCTTCTTCTTTGGACCAGATCGGACCTCTTACTAAAAATGTGGAAGACAGCGCCTATGTGCTTCAAGCTATTGCCGGACATGACAAGATGGATTCGACTTCGGCCCAAGCCCCGATTCCGGATTACCTCAGTGCATTGACCGGAGATGTCAAGGGACTCCGCATTGCGGTACCGAAAGAATATCTTGGAGAGGGCATTGATCCTAAGGTCAAGGAAGCGGTACTCGAAGCTTTGAAAGTGCTGGAAGGGCTTGGCGCAAGCTGGGAGGAAGTTTCTCTGCCCCATTCCCGCTATGCGGTAGCCGCCTATTATCTGCTGGCATCTTCTGAAGCCTCATCCAACCTGGCCCGCTTTGACGGAATTCGCTACGGGAAGCGTACGGAGAATGCTTCGGGCCTTCTGGAGCTGTATACTTATTCCCGCAGCGAAGGATTCGGTTCTGAAGTTAAGCGGCGTATTATGCTGGGTACTTATGCCTTAAGTTCGGGTTACTATGATGCTTATTATTTGAAAGCCCAAAAAGTTCGTACCTTGATTAAACAGGATTTTGATCAGGTATTTGCGGATTACGATGTTATTTTGGGACCTACGGCACCGACTCCTGCTTTTAAAATTGGTGCCCAGGTGGGAGATCCGCTTACGATGTATCTCAATGATATTTTGACTATTCCTGTCAGCCTGGCCGGAATTCCTGCTATCAGCGTTCCATGCGGATTTGCCGATGATCTCCCTGTAGGATTGCAGATTATAGGCAAAGGTCTGGACGAATCCACGGTCTTACGTGTGGCCCATGCCTTTGAACAACACACCGAACATCATAAGCAGCGTCCGCAGCTGTGA